A genomic window from Candidatus Aegiribacteria sp. includes:
- a CDS encoding EFR1 family ferrodoxin (N-terminal region resembles flavodoxins. C-terminal ferrodoxin region binds two 4Fe-4S clusters.) has protein sequence MKTIIYWFSGTGNSFHVAKSLQEGLDDVELIPIVNALDNGIKPSKRIGLVFPVYAWGPPVIVAKFIENLPTDTPDYLFAVATCGGTPGSTMAITRGMLKRRGLVLNACFAVKMVENYPPMGGAPEEEKQRMINGAAEQEIAKIMVGIRDSASGDFTKKNLLFSLIGRIVYPIFRKALSRQSVSKFYADEKCSSCGICVRLCPVQNVQLLEGTKPTWGNRCEQCFACFHWCPEKAVQTGRKTMDMVRYHHPGTSLNDLMMRQD, from the coding sequence ATGAAGACGATAATCTACTGGTTCTCCGGCACAGGGAACTCGTTCCATGTGGCGAAATCACTGCAGGAAGGTTTGGATGATGTCGAACTGATTCCGATAGTGAATGCGCTCGATAATGGTATTAAGCCATCTAAGAGAATAGGACTGGTGTTCCCTGTATATGCCTGGGGACCACCGGTAATTGTGGCAAAGTTCATCGAGAATCTTCCAACCGACACTCCGGATTACCTGTTCGCTGTTGCGACTTGCGGAGGCACTCCCGGTTCTACAATGGCAATAACTCGAGGGATGCTGAAGCGCAGGGGGTTAGTGCTGAATGCATGCTTCGCGGTGAAGATGGTAGAGAACTACCCGCCCATGGGAGGAGCTCCGGAAGAGGAGAAACAGCGAATGATAAACGGCGCTGCGGAGCAAGAGATTGCAAAGATCATGGTTGGAATAAGGGATAGTGCCTCCGGCGATTTCACAAAGAAGAACCTGTTATTTTCCCTGATTGGCCGTATTGTCTATCCGATATTCAGGAAGGCTCTATCACGTCAGTCAGTCAGCAAATTCTACGCAGATGAGAAATGCTCCTCATGTGGTATATGCGTGCGGTTATGTCCTGTGCAGAACGTCCAGTTGCTGGAGGGTACGAAACCAACCTGGGGTAATCGGTGTGAGCAGTGTTTCGCCTGTTTCCACTGGTGTCCTGAGAAAGCTGTCCAGACAGGCAGGAAGACCATGGACATGGTCAGGTATCACCACCCTGGAACCTCACTGAACGATTTGATGATGCGACAGGATTAG
- a CDS encoding phosphotransferase, which yields MRKVLQQFCRDSFPEFEDIRITEPESVSEGWESDVYAFDLEHGSPGDEVLREMILRVYPGNDAYEKSYREFHGMKKLHSAGYPVPDVFTLSRDQSPLGKPFMIMERITGQGMWHVLSSSTEERQMQILSEFCELEAGLHSLDWRILEDEDTGRFNDPWCFIDEYLDMGRHFLNSIESAGFKSAMCWLEERRDSVPCGKPCPVHLDFHPANVIIRDDGKNFVIDWTQVSVSDLRFDLSWTMLLMSTHMERKWRDLVLNEYQKQSGSPVDSIEYFEVFSCVKRLLSIYLSLNAGPESFGMRPEAAAIMKQQMGATGRVYSTLIELTGTEITEIEDMLERYQPSATHQ from the coding sequence TTGAGGAAAGTTCTTCAGCAGTTTTGTCGTGATTCCTTTCCGGAGTTCGAAGATATTCGAATAACGGAGCCTGAATCTGTAAGTGAGGGCTGGGAGAGCGATGTATACGCCTTTGATCTTGAGCACGGATCTCCCGGGGATGAAGTCCTGCGGGAAATGATACTGAGGGTCTATCCGGGTAACGATGCTTACGAGAAATCATATCGTGAATTCCATGGGATGAAGAAACTTCATTCTGCGGGATATCCGGTTCCCGATGTATTTACACTCTCGAGAGATCAATCTCCGCTTGGCAAACCATTTATGATAATGGAGCGAATTACGGGACAGGGCATGTGGCATGTTCTCTCATCATCTACAGAGGAACGTCAGATGCAGATACTTTCTGAATTCTGTGAGCTTGAAGCTGGACTGCATTCACTTGACTGGCGAATTCTTGAGGACGAAGATACCGGGAGATTCAATGACCCATGGTGCTTCATAGACGAATATCTTGATATGGGCAGGCATTTTCTGAATTCAATCGAATCAGCCGGTTTTAAATCCGCGATGTGCTGGCTGGAGGAGCGGCGCGATTCTGTTCCATGCGGAAAACCCTGTCCGGTTCATCTGGATTTCCATCCCGCGAATGTCATAATCCGTGACGACGGAAAGAATTTTGTCATTGACTGGACTCAGGTCTCGGTTTCGGATCTTCGTTTCGACCTGTCCTGGACAATGCTTCTTATGAGTACACATATGGAGCGGAAATGGCGTGATCTTGTCCTCAACGAGTACCAGAAGCAATCCGGATCTCCGGTGGACTCAATTGAGTATTTTGAGGTTTTCTCATGTGTAAAAAGACTGCTCAGCATTTATTTATCACTCAATGCCGGGCCGGAGTCATTTGGAATGCGTCCGGAAGCTGCTGCAATAATGAAACAGCAGATGGGTGCAACAGGGCGGGTGTATTCCACACTGATAGAATTGACAGGGACGGAAATAACGGAAATCGAAGACATGCTTGAAAGATATCAGCCGAGTGCCACCCACCAATAA
- a CDS encoding T9SS type A sorting domain-containing protein, whose protein sequence is MCRTILTLVFFSFLTVTFADSAIQTDWSDGPGLPGPVIEWGAQFYIDACIEWENSPGDITLQYLAEEHIINDTFEDAWSVYSEDIDGDGDMDVLGAAKVDDEITWWENLNGSGTSWAEYTIDGNFDGAISVYSADINGDGDMDVLGAASIANDITWWENSDTGSDIYWVEHTIDADYNWPREVYSEDIDGDGDMDVLGCGSDFENHITWWENINGSGLSWNEHTVYQGGYEGACAVYSEDIDGDGDMDILGAEIWDMYAGYIRWFENEDGSGTSWSIHTVYSEAALGEWSVYSEDIDGDGDMDVLASIKIYSLTDDIAWWENTDGAGTSWTEHIIDSDFNAAHRAYSDDVDGDGDMDVLGASYYDGISWWENIDGSGTSWNKYEVDTDFEQARSVYSEDIDGDGNKDILGASSLKDAIVWWDNTGYSPDGSLESSILDTESDTDWDYLEWNSQTPSGTSVSFQVRASDDHTSMGEWSDTLSIHCSLDGILTDGDRYLQYRTILETSNAGLTPSLNDVTISWDLFGIEETAEPVPSETELYPIAPNPSSGSPIIRFGLLEPASVEISIYDMSGRVIRLIREDEYSTGFHDVFLEEFSPGIYFCRMISGDFTATQQFVVID, encoded by the coding sequence ATGTGTAGAACAATCCTGACTTTAGTATTTTTTAGTTTCCTCACCGTTACATTTGCTGATTCCGCTATCCAGACAGATTGGTCTGATGGTCCCGGATTACCGGGACCGGTTATCGAGTGGGGTGCACAGTTTTATATAGATGCCTGTATAGAATGGGAAAACAGTCCCGGAGATATTACACTTCAGTATTTAGCTGAGGAGCATATCATTAATGACACCTTCGAAGATGCGTGGTCCGTCTATTCGGAGGATATAGACGGTGACGGTGATATGGACGTTCTGGGTGCTGCAAAGGTAGATGATGAGATCACGTGGTGGGAGAATCTCAACGGCTCCGGTACATCCTGGGCTGAGTATACTATTGATGGCAATTTCGATGGTGCCATATCCGTATACTCAGCTGACATAAACGGTGACGGAGATATGGATGTCCTTGGCGCGGCCAGTATAGCTAACGACATCACCTGGTGGGAGAACTCAGATACAGGCTCGGATATTTACTGGGTCGAGCATACCATTGATGCGGACTACAACTGGCCAAGAGAGGTATACTCAGAAGACATTGATGGTGATGGTGACATGGACGTCCTGGGATGCGGCAGTGATTTTGAGAACCATATAACCTGGTGGGAGAATATCAACGGCTCCGGTTTGTCCTGGAACGAGCATACCGTTTATCAGGGAGGGTATGAAGGAGCCTGCGCAGTATACTCAGAGGATATTGACGGAGATGGTGATATGGACATCCTGGGAGCAGAAATCTGGGATATGTACGCCGGTTATATCAGATGGTTCGAGAATGAAGATGGTTCAGGTACATCCTGGAGCATACATACTGTTTACAGTGAAGCCGCGTTAGGCGAATGGTCCGTATACTCGGAAGATATAGATGGTGACGGGGATATGGACGTTCTTGCCTCTATAAAGATTTACTCGCTCACCGATGATATTGCATGGTGGGAGAATACGGATGGAGCAGGCACATCCTGGACCGAGCATATAATTGATTCAGATTTCAATGCTGCTCATCGCGCATACTCTGATGATGTCGATGGTGACGGTGATATGGATGTTCTGGGCGCTTCATACTATGACGGAATCTCCTGGTGGGAGAATATCGACGGTTCGGGTACATCCTGGAACAAGTATGAAGTTGACACGGATTTCGAGCAAGCCAGATCCGTATACTCTGAAGACATAGATGGAGACGGCAATAAGGATATCCTCGGAGCATCGTCCTTAAAGGATGCCATCGTCTGGTGGGATAATACCGGATATTCACCTGATGGTTCGCTTGAGTCCAGTATTCTTGATACAGAGAGTGATACCGACTGGGATTACCTTGAGTGGAATTCACAGACTCCTTCAGGAACCTCTGTTTCATTCCAGGTCAGAGCCTCGGACGATCACACCAGCATGGGGGAATGGTCGGACACTCTTTCGATTCACTGCAGCCTCGATGGCATTTTGACGGATGGTGACAGATATCTGCAATACAGGACGATACTCGAAACATCCAACGCTGGTTTAACTCCATCACTGAACGATGTCACCATTTCCTGGGATCTTTTCGGCATCGAGGAAACCGCTGAACCTGTTCCTTCTGAAACTGAGCTGTATCCAATCGCACCGAATCCGTCTTCTGGATCACCAATCATCAGGTTCGGGCTCCTTGAGCCTGCTTCCGTGGAAATTTCAATCTATGACATGTCAGGCCGAGTGATCAGATTGATTCGTGAAGATGAATACTCAACAGGATTTCACGATGTTTTTCTTGAAGAATTCTCTCCAGGTATATATTTCTGCAGGATGATCTCCGGAGATTTCACGGCAACACAGCAGTTTGTGGTGATAGACTAG
- a CDS encoding T9SS type A sorting domain-containing protein yields MNSLLKLSFSILIITSLLQADTFFRTYDVEGGTEFFHKAIELPDGRFAGMRRHWGTNPSFGGLMFFDTNGDSTAYIDEIYEYAFCLTADSSLVFVIGVGTWSLLWTDLDGNILDEVVITGIQPNGFASDIVQALDGGYFLCGEGYAVKVDGSGVYEWHLFLDADLWSVIQGEDGTFLAGGQASNPYRSDYIVNISNDGIIQWEWSYPGPMGVWGVQAVAGGFAATSTDNRITMFSASGDTLWNYSSEHSDVEYCGITVSGTDIIACGCSDDDSLSVVSRLDSNGFLIWERDYTECGFNSIESTMDGGFILAGVYPYPFDTETASLLVKTDSEGWYGGIGIEPEQTVYNLDLEVYPNPASAYTILNFNLDSASPLSLLVFDISGRCVLEFPETQFNPGNNKIQIEGLGSGIYFCRMISGDFTATQQFVVID; encoded by the coding sequence ATGAATTCACTTCTTAAATTATCTTTTTCTATATTAATAATTACTTCATTATTACAGGCCGATACTTTTTTCAGGACTTACGATGTTGAAGGCGGAACGGAGTTCTTCCATAAGGCTATCGAATTACCTGATGGCAGATTTGCAGGAATGCGGAGACACTGGGGTACCAATCCGAGCTTTGGTGGCCTTATGTTTTTCGATACCAATGGGGATTCCACGGCCTATATCGACGAGATCTACGAATATGCCTTCTGTCTTACGGCCGATTCATCTCTGGTTTTCGTTATTGGAGTTGGGACCTGGAGCCTGCTCTGGACCGACCTCGATGGCAACATATTGGACGAAGTGGTCATCACAGGTATCCAGCCGAACGGTTTTGCGAGTGACATAGTGCAGGCTTTGGATGGAGGCTACTTCCTCTGTGGAGAGGGGTATGCAGTCAAGGTTGACGGTTCAGGTGTATACGAGTGGCACCTGTTTCTGGATGCAGATCTCTGGTCTGTAATCCAGGGTGAAGACGGGACGTTCCTGGCAGGTGGACAGGCATCGAATCCCTATAGGAGTGATTACATCGTTAACATTTCAAACGATGGCATTATCCAGTGGGAGTGGTCCTACCCCGGTCCGATGGGCGTATGGGGAGTACAGGCTGTTGCCGGTGGTTTTGCTGCTACTTCCACGGATAACAGAATCACGATGTTTTCAGCCTCGGGAGATACTCTCTGGAATTACAGCTCCGAGCACAGTGATGTCGAATATTGCGGAATCACAGTTTCCGGAACTGATATCATCGCGTGCGGATGCAGTGATGATGATTCACTCTCTGTGGTCTCAAGACTTGATTCCAACGGTTTCTTGATCTGGGAACGTGATTATACTGAGTGCGGCTTCAATAGCATTGAAAGCACAATGGACGGAGGCTTCATCCTGGCAGGTGTCTACCCCTATCCCTTTGATACTGAGACAGCCAGTCTTCTCGTAAAGACCGACTCCGAGGGCTGGTATGGAGGAATAGGGATTGAACCTGAACAGACTGTCTATAATCTGGATCTTGAAGTCTATCCCAATCCGGCCTCTGCATACACCATTCTGAATTTCAATCTTGATTCTGCATCGCCTTTGAGTCTGCTAGTCTTCGATATTTCAGGCAGGTGCGTGCTGGAATTCCCCGAAACACAGTTCAATCCAGGTAATAATAAAATCCAGATTGAAGGTCTCGGTTCCGGTATCTACTTCTGCAGGATGATCTCCGGAGATTTCACGGCAACACAGCAGTTTGTGGTGATAGACTAG
- a CDS encoding beta-lactamase family protein, translating to MDDYLSSLEADNEFSGTVCITKNGNQIFNEAYGYRDIENHLLNDTNTIFRIGSITKTFTAVLILQLVEEGFLSFDESLSIYYPGIPNAPEITIDMMLRHQSGIYDFTSHPDYLEYFTEPKTKEEILDIVISYPPAFDPGTDTEYSNTNYVLLGYIIEDITGESYNTNVQERISNEIELTNTLCGIAINTENNESESFRLINGEWLLAPETHLSIPHGAGVLVSTSSELTSFIHALFNCEFVNSTSLHDMLFQSYGYGRGIIRASYQNKAVYGHNGIINGFRGVMIYIPEDEIALVFLSNGLKYSQKDLWTEILDIYYECF from the coding sequence TTGGACGATTATTTAAGTTCTTTGGAAGCTGATAATGAATTTTCAGGAACTGTTTGTATCACGAAAAATGGAAATCAGATTTTCAATGAAGCGTACGGGTATAGAGATATAGAAAACCATCTTCTCAATGATACCAACACCATTTTCAGAATTGGTTCAATTACCAAAACGTTTACAGCTGTTTTAATACTGCAGTTAGTCGAGGAAGGCTTTCTCTCCTTTGATGAGTCATTATCAATCTATTATCCTGGTATCCCGAATGCTCCCGAAATAACAATTGATATGATGCTGCGTCATCAGAGCGGAATCTATGATTTTACTTCTCATCCGGACTATTTGGAATATTTCACCGAACCAAAAACAAAGGAGGAAATATTGGATATAGTAATATCTTATCCCCCGGCATTTGACCCTGGAACAGATACAGAATACAGCAATACGAATTATGTCTTATTGGGATATATCATAGAAGATATTACAGGAGAAAGTTATAACACAAATGTTCAGGAACGAATTTCCAATGAAATCGAACTGACGAACACCTTATGCGGCATTGCAATCAATACAGAGAACAATGAAAGCGAATCTTTTCGACTTATAAACGGGGAATGGCTTCTCGCTCCCGAAACACACTTATCAATTCCGCACGGCGCAGGTGTTCTCGTATCAACATCTTCCGAACTCACATCGTTTATTCATGCATTATTTAATTGTGAATTCGTGAATTCCACTTCTTTACATGATATGCTTTTTCAGTCTTATGGATATGGCAGAGGAATTATCAGAGCATCTTATCAGAACAAAGCAGTATATGGTCACAATGGGATAATCAATGGGTTCAGAGGTGTAATGATATACATTCCTGAAGATGAGATAGCATTGGTATTCTTGTCAAATGGATTGAAATACTCACAAAAAGATCTTTGGACAGAAATATTGGATATTTATTACGAGTGTTTTTAA
- the pruA gene encoding L-glutamate gamma-semialdehyde dehydrogenase codes for MNNTIFTINKPANERVYSYAKGSSERAEIAKELDRQASAEIEIPLIIGGNEVRTGNTGKVVMPCDHRHVLATYHKAGEKEVNDAIEAAMEAREKWATLSWVERASISLKAADLIAEKYRYLISAATMLGQGKNVYQAEIDAAVETVDFLRFNAWFASQVYSGQPSSTSEQMNRIEYRPLEGFVFTVSPFNFTAIASNLNMSVALMGNVTVWKPATTSLLSSYYLMKIYREAGLPDGVINFIPGRGSLIGEHVLAHPGFSGLHFTGSNATFNSLWKKVADNLSVYRNYPRLVGETGGKDFIFVHKSANPDEVTTAIVRGAFEYQGQKCSAASRAYIPESMWSSVRGDLEDMISNIKVGDVMDNSNFVNAVIDEKSFDNIMNYIELARKSDSAEIITGGTGDKTKGYYIYPTVILTEDPGFITMREEIFGPVMTIYVYPEEDYEKTLNICNETSPYALTGAVFSRDRYAFVTACRILRYAAGNFYINDKPTGAVVGLQPFGGARASGTNDKAGGPLNLIRWVSPRTIKETFLPAADFRYPFMD; via the coding sequence ATGAACAATACGATATTCACGATTAATAAGCCGGCAAATGAGAGGGTATACAGTTACGCTAAAGGAAGTTCTGAAAGGGCGGAGATAGCGAAGGAACTGGACAGGCAGGCTTCAGCAGAGATTGAAATACCCCTGATAATAGGCGGCAATGAAGTAAGGACAGGGAATACAGGAAAAGTGGTTATGCCCTGCGATCACCGCCATGTACTTGCAACTTATCATAAAGCCGGTGAAAAGGAGGTGAATGATGCAATTGAGGCTGCAATGGAAGCAAGAGAGAAATGGGCTACACTGTCATGGGTGGAGAGAGCTTCCATTTCCCTGAAGGCTGCTGATCTTATCGCGGAAAAATACAGGTATTTGATCAGCGCAGCCACAATGCTGGGACAGGGGAAGAATGTTTACCAGGCTGAAATAGACGCGGCGGTTGAGACTGTGGACTTTCTCAGGTTTAACGCATGGTTCGCTTCGCAGGTGTACAGCGGACAGCCTTCCTCCACTTCTGAACAGATGAACAGAATCGAGTACAGGCCGCTTGAGGGTTTTGTATTTACCGTCAGTCCTTTCAATTTTACCGCCATTGCATCCAACCTGAATATGTCAGTTGCGCTGATGGGTAATGTAACCGTCTGGAAACCGGCAACAACATCACTACTTTCCAGCTATTATCTGATGAAGATTTACAGGGAGGCAGGATTACCGGACGGTGTGATAAATTTCATTCCCGGCAGGGGTTCCCTGATAGGAGAGCATGTTCTGGCTCATCCCGGTTTCTCAGGCCTGCATTTCACAGGTTCCAACGCCACTTTCAACAGCCTCTGGAAAAAAGTCGCAGACAACTTGAGCGTTTACAGAAATTATCCCAGGCTTGTTGGTGAAACAGGAGGGAAGGATTTTATTTTCGTGCATAAATCCGCTAACCCAGATGAGGTTACTACCGCTATTGTGAGGGGAGCATTTGAATACCAGGGACAGAAGTGCTCCGCTGCTTCAAGAGCATACATACCTGAATCCATGTGGAGTTCGGTTCGGGGTGATTTGGAGGATATGATATCGAATATCAAAGTAGGTGATGTCATGGATAATTCCAATTTCGTAAACGCTGTCATAGATGAGAAATCCTTTGACAACATCATGAATTACATAGAACTTGCACGGAAATCTGATTCAGCTGAAATAATAACAGGAGGAACCGGTGACAAAACAAAGGGTTATTATATATACCCTACTGTTATTCTGACGGAAGATCCGGGATTCATAACAATGCGTGAAGAGATATTCGGTCCGGTAATGACAATATACGTTTATCCGGAAGAGGATTACGAGAAAACTTTGAACATATGCAATGAAACATCACCCTACGCTCTGACAGGAGCAGTATTCAGCAGGGACAGATATGCCTTTGTGACAGCGTGCCGAATCCTTCGGTATGCTGCAGGAAATTTCTACATCAACGATAAACCCACTGGCGCTGTCGTGGGGCTTCAGCCCTTCGGAGGAGCAAGGGCATCAGGCACGAATGACAAAGCCGGAGGTCCCCTGAATCTTATCAGGTGGGTGAGCCCCAGAACCATAAAGGAGACTTTCCTGCCGGCTGCTGATTTCAGATATCCATTCATGGATTAA
- a CDS encoding tetratricopeptide repeat protein — MSNKEITALEKEIKKLRSHTDNPGLVCALNRIAYACLHSDPHRSETYALEAYDLAKNLGIMNEQARSSMVLGVFHLEAGNFDEALSHCRSAMEIYEKLEDKHGIASVHSKLANIFLVQGLIDKALEHYHTALKEMQECDADSEELASFYFNIGACYATVDRLDLALSFYKHAESVWEKSCNHTNLVSLYNNIGAVFGKKRELDKAREFFLKALDLCEKIEEKKQKASTLGNLGSLHEDLSEFQTALDYYIRSLEQYEELGNKRGIAYTCCCACGACTHLGHLDEAVEYAEKGISITRSLKLKDIEIKCLQKISNLYEKKGDLKKALMLSRELNTSLEEYLNEKSLEKIARLQVQFETEKKEKEAEIYRLKNEELSKMNNDLRSALAHVKQLQGLLPICANCKKIRDDDGYWQQIELYISDNSEAEFSHGICPECVIKLYGKDLLGDQLSL; from the coding sequence ATGTCGAATAAGGAAATAACAGCGCTGGAAAAAGAAATCAAAAAACTGAGGTCTCATACTGATAATCCGGGTCTTGTCTGCGCTCTTAACAGGATTGCTTACGCCTGTCTCCATTCAGATCCCCATAGATCCGAAACCTATGCCCTTGAAGCTTATGATCTCGCCAAAAACCTTGGAATCATGAATGAACAGGCTAGAAGCAGTATGGTACTGGGAGTATTTCATCTCGAGGCGGGGAATTTCGATGAAGCGCTGTCTCATTGCCGTAGTGCAATGGAGATCTATGAGAAGCTTGAGGACAAGCATGGTATCGCATCTGTTCACAGTAAACTGGCCAACATATTTCTGGTCCAGGGCCTGATTGATAAAGCCCTTGAGCATTACCATACAGCTCTCAAGGAAATGCAGGAATGTGATGCCGACAGTGAGGAACTCGCAAGTTTTTACTTCAACATTGGGGCATGCTACGCTACAGTTGATCGGCTTGATCTGGCCCTCTCATTCTACAAACATGCAGAATCAGTATGGGAAAAATCATGTAACCATACAAATCTGGTATCTCTCTATAACAACATCGGTGCTGTTTTCGGTAAGAAGAGGGAACTTGATAAAGCCAGGGAATTCTTCCTGAAAGCACTTGATCTCTGTGAAAAGATTGAAGAAAAAAAGCAGAAGGCCAGTACCCTTGGCAACCTTGGAAGTCTTCATGAAGATCTCTCTGAATTCCAGACTGCTCTTGACTACTACATCAGAAGTCTTGAGCAGTATGAGGAGCTTGGCAATAAAAGGGGTATCGCTTATACCTGCTGCTGCGCTTGTGGGGCATGCACCCATCTGGGGCACCTCGATGAAGCGGTAGAATATGCCGAGAAGGGTATTTCGATAACAAGGTCCCTGAAGTTGAAGGACATTGAAATCAAATGTCTCCAGAAGATATCGAATCTATATGAGAAAAAGGGTGATCTGAAAAAAGCACTCATGCTCTCCCGGGAACTGAACACATCCCTGGAAGAGTACCTGAATGAAAAAAGCCTGGAGAAGATCGCAAGGCTTCAGGTACAGTTTGAAACCGAGAAGAAAGAGAAGGAGGCTGAGATATACCGCCTGAAGAATGAGGAGCTTTCAAAGATGAATAATGACCTACGCAGCGCCCTCGCGCATGTAAAACAGCTTCAGGGCCTGCTTCCTATCTGCGCAAACTGCAAGAAAATCAGGGATGACGACGGTTACTGGCAGCAGATCGAGTTATATATATCCGATAATTCAGAGGCAGAGTTCTCTCACGGTATATGCCCCGAGTGTGTAATCAAGCTTTACGGGAAAGACCTTCTAGGAGATCAGCTCAGTTTATAA